One part of the Bacillus sp. FJAT-27916 genome encodes these proteins:
- the trmL gene encoding tRNA (uridine(34)/cytosine(34)/5-carboxymethylaminomethyluridine(34)-2'-O)-methyltransferase TrmL, producing the protein MSLHIVLYQPLIPANTGNIARTCAATDTTLHLIRPLGFSTDDKMLKRAGLDYWEHVTIIYYDSIEEFFEKNEGGEFFYITKFAKHYHSDVSYADAEKDYFFIFGRETTGLPKHLLEEHPERGLRLPMNDTHVRSLNLSNTAAIVIYEALRQQNYGHLA; encoded by the coding sequence GTGTCTTTACATATTGTTTTATACCAGCCGCTTATCCCGGCAAATACCGGTAATATTGCCCGCACATGCGCGGCGACTGATACAACCCTTCATTTGATCCGCCCGCTTGGCTTCTCAACAGATGATAAAATGCTCAAACGGGCCGGCCTTGATTATTGGGAGCATGTAACGATCATTTATTACGATTCCATTGAAGAATTCTTCGAGAAAAACGAAGGGGGAGAATTCTTCTATATTACAAAGTTTGCGAAGCACTATCATAGTGATGTATCGTATGCAGATGCCGAGAAGGATTACTTCTTCATTTTCGGAAGAGAGACTACCGGCCTGCCAAAGCACCTTCTAGAGGAGCACCCGGAACGAGGCTTGCGTCTGCCGATGAATGATACGCATGTCCGCTCCCTTAACCTATCAAATACAGCTGCGATCGTTATCTATGAAGCGCTGAGACAACAGAATTACGGTCATTTAGCGTGA
- a CDS encoding amidase domain-containing protein, with translation MKEKLETLLKERIALLAGERKRSRTAQDERLLKKKMSLKQRGGHLVKVMGKGTVENMTEREALYTIHWSFAIKHGDQFYIEEEVERRRAEFSSGELIGDEELRVPAEAGDSDWSVLDLQHRAGWPDFRYDRLKAVQYAERWWNAFNPSYPEFTDDCTNFISQCLRAGGVPMWGQPVRTRGWWMEGTSNWSYSWTVAHAFMLMLKGAKWTIEVSSPAELSIGDIICYDFEGDGRFNHNTIITGMDGYGNPLVNAHTTNSRMRFWDYEDSTAYTPDIQYKFFHIITR, from the coding sequence ATGAAGGAAAAGCTTGAAACATTGTTGAAGGAACGGATTGCCTTGCTCGCAGGTGAACGAAAACGCTCCAGAACAGCCCAGGATGAACGGCTGTTAAAGAAGAAAATGAGCCTGAAGCAGCGCGGGGGACATTTGGTGAAAGTAATGGGGAAAGGAACCGTGGAGAATATGACGGAGCGGGAGGCTCTGTATACGATTCATTGGTCATTTGCCATTAAGCATGGAGACCAGTTTTATATAGAAGAAGAAGTGGAGCGGAGAAGGGCAGAATTCTCTTCAGGCGAGCTTATCGGGGATGAGGAGCTAAGGGTGCCGGCAGAGGCTGGAGATAGCGATTGGTCCGTTCTCGATCTTCAGCATAGAGCTGGGTGGCCTGATTTCCGTTATGACAGGCTGAAGGCTGTCCAATATGCCGAACGTTGGTGGAATGCATTTAATCCATCCTATCCTGAATTCACAGATGATTGTACGAATTTTATTTCTCAATGCCTTCGCGCCGGGGGAGTCCCGATGTGGGGCCAGCCGGTGCGGACGAGGGGCTGGTGGATGGAAGGAACGAGCAATTGGAGCTATAGCTGGACGGTCGCCCATGCTTTTATGCTGATGCTTAAAGGGGCAAAGTGGACAATCGAGGTCAGCAGTCCTGCAGAGCTTTCGATAGGAGATATCATTTGCTACGATTTTGAGGGAGACGGACGCTTTAATCATAATACAATCATCACAGGTATGGACGGCTATGGAAACCCTCTTGTCAATGCCCATACGACCAACAGCCGCATGCGGTTTTGGGATTATGAGGACTCAACAGCCTATACACCGGATATTCAGTATAAATTTTTTCATATTATCACTCGCTAG
- the queG gene encoding tRNA epoxyqueuosine(34) reductase QueG produces MYDYQLKQEIIEYSKTIGIDRIGFTSSDPFLELKDRLIEQQKRKYASGFEEPDLEKRTDPKRLMPEARSIIAIAIAYPTRLHDAPRSKKGERRGIFSRSSWGLDYHHVVKDRLSKLEAFIQERVPDARLKSMVDTGELADRAVAERAGIGWSGKNCSILNQEYGSYMYLGEMITNIPFPPDTPMEDLCGSCTKCLDACPTGALVAGGQINAKSCISFLTQTKEMIPDEFREKVGNRLYGCDSCQTSCPYNKRIDYHLHEELEADPQIVKPELLSLLNLSNRAFKEQYGSLSGSWRGKMPIQRNAILALAHFKDHENIPPLADLLRKDPRPVIRGTAAWAIGKIGGEEAERVLRECLAVEKEELVCEEIDQAIAKLEKLGE; encoded by the coding sequence ATGTATGATTATCAGTTAAAGCAAGAGATTATTGAATACAGCAAGACGATTGGCATTGATAGAATCGGTTTTACTTCAAGCGACCCCTTTCTCGAATTGAAGGATCGCCTTATTGAGCAGCAAAAGAGAAAGTATGCATCCGGCTTTGAGGAACCGGATTTAGAGAAACGAACAGACCCGAAACGGCTCATGCCAGAGGCAAGGTCCATCATAGCGATTGCCATTGCCTATCCAACTCGTCTGCATGATGCACCGAGAAGTAAGAAGGGGGAACGAAGAGGAATCTTCAGCCGCTCCTCCTGGGGACTTGATTATCACCATGTTGTAAAGGATCGGCTAAGCAAGCTTGAAGCCTTTATTCAGGAAAGAGTTCCTGATGCCCGGCTAAAATCAATGGTGGATACTGGCGAATTGGCCGACCGCGCTGTTGCAGAACGGGCGGGTATAGGCTGGAGCGGAAAAAATTGTTCGATATTAAACCAAGAATACGGTTCCTATATGTATCTAGGGGAAATGATTACGAACATCCCGTTTCCGCCGGATACACCGATGGAGGATTTATGCGGATCTTGTACCAAATGCCTTGATGCCTGTCCAACGGGTGCGCTTGTTGCTGGCGGACAAATCAATGCCAAAAGCTGCATCTCCTTCCTGACACAGACAAAGGAAATGATACCAGACGAATTTAGAGAAAAAGTCGGCAATCGATTGTATGGCTGTGACTCCTGCCAGACATCCTGTCCATACAATAAGCGTATTGACTATCATCTTCATGAGGAATTGGAGGCTGACCCGCAGATAGTTAAACCTGAATTGCTGTCTCTCTTGAACTTGAGCAACCGTGCCTTCAAGGAGCAATATGGCAGCCTGTCAGGTTCCTGGAGAGGAAAGATGCCCATCCAGCGTAATGCTATTCTGGCCCTAGCTCATTTCAAGGACCATGAGAATATTCCGCCTCTTGCTGATTTGCTTAGAAAGGATCCGCGCCCTGTCATAAGGGGAACGGCTGCTTGGGCAATCGGGAAAATCGGCGGAGAGGAGGCAGAGCGGGTTTTAAGAGAATGTTTAGCAGTGGAGAAAGAAGAGCTCGTCTGCGAGGAAATTGATCAGGCAATCGCCAAACTTGAAAAGCTGGGGGAATGA
- a CDS encoding B3/B4 domain-containing protein codes for MIHIKADEQLFAQAGDVKFGIIHYEGMEAGNIPSMLVGRLQLYIEQLHTELQMKEWADYPGITAWRKIFKKTGADPSKYRPSAEALYRRIKKEPSAPTGNSSIALNNFFSLQYKIPLGIYDVKAIKGDVHIKIGSETDRYEGLNGRTNTLNRIIGTFDEEGVFGSPYVDSVRTSIQDDTKDALQVVYFHHDHSIEQAGKMLEAISKMFIQVHGGDSSIYLVSHENQKIDI; via the coding sequence ATGATCCACATAAAAGCAGACGAACAGCTCTTCGCACAAGCTGGTGATGTTAAGTTCGGTATTATTCATTATGAGGGAATGGAGGCAGGAAATATACCTTCCATGCTTGTTGGCCGCCTTCAGCTATATATAGAACAGCTGCATACCGAGCTTCAAATGAAAGAATGGGCCGATTACCCCGGAATTACAGCGTGGCGTAAGATCTTTAAGAAAACAGGAGCTGATCCTTCAAAATACCGTCCATCCGCAGAGGCATTATATAGAAGAATAAAAAAAGAGCCCTCTGCTCCAACCGGAAACTCAAGCATTGCTCTAAATAACTTCTTCTCCCTTCAATACAAGATTCCGCTTGGCATTTATGACGTCAAGGCTATCAAAGGTGATGTGCACATTAAAATAGGCAGTGAGACTGACAGGTATGAAGGACTGAACGGCCGTACGAATACATTGAATAGGATAATTGGAACATTTGATGAGGAAGGAGTATTTGGCAGCCCATACGTGGACTCTGTCAGGACAAGTATTCAGGACGATACGAAGGACGCACTTCAAGTCGTCTATTTCCACCATGATCACTCCATCGAACAGGCCGGGAAAATGCTTGAAGCCATCTCAAAAATGTTCATTCAAGTTCACGGAGGGGACTCCTCCATCTATCTAGTAAGTCATGAAAATCAAAAAATAGACATATAA
- a CDS encoding glycosyltransferase family 2 protein, with protein sequence MRSSIPFRSLVSIIMVNEFAENYIKKTIESVRQQTYENWELIIVENLSKDDSSSEIKEIMMEDSRIKLVTLQEPISHAEACNFGITMARGRYLAFINNDDIWPHHKLEKQLEFMEAHNIGFSCTDYQIIDESNKAYEPIIVMPEQTTYSSFLHNVNLIAGSTVMIDRYIIGKIQLTSNENIPEESALWLSIFKRGFKAYAIKEVLLFKRRHNHSLDEDEYKKASKVWSLYRHVEKLNIFESAYCFMNNAKSEAKYRNLKN encoded by the coding sequence GTGAGAAGCAGTATACCATTTCGTTCATTAGTATCAATCATTATGGTAAATGAATTCGCAGAGAATTATATCAAGAAGACAATTGAGTCTGTTAGACAACAAACATATGAGAATTGGGAGCTTATTATTGTCGAAAATTTATCAAAGGATGATAGCTCCTCGGAAATTAAGGAAATAATGATGGAGGATTCACGAATTAAGCTTGTAACTCTGCAAGAGCCAATTAGTCATGCAGAAGCTTGTAATTTTGGTATTACGATGGCGAGAGGCCGTTATTTAGCCTTTATCAATAATGATGATATTTGGCCGCATCATAAGCTTGAGAAACAATTGGAATTCATGGAGGCACATAATATTGGGTTTAGCTGTACAGATTACCAAATCATTGATGAGAGCAATAAAGCCTATGAGCCAATCATTGTTATGCCTGAACAAACTACTTATTCCAGTTTCCTCCACAACGTGAACCTTATTGCTGGTTCGACTGTTATGATTGACCGATACATAATAGGAAAGATACAGCTTACAAGCAACGAAAATATTCCTGAAGAGAGTGCGCTTTGGCTCTCAATATTCAAACGAGGGTTTAAGGCATATGCAATCAAGGAAGTTCTGCTCTTTAAGCGCAGGCATAATCACTCATTAGATGAGGACGAGTACAAAAAAGCGTCTAAAGTCTGGTCACTCTATCGTCATGTCGAAAAATTGAATATTTTTGAGTCGGCTTATTGCTTTATGAATAATGCGAAGAGCGAAGCGAAATATCGAAATCTAAAAAATTGA
- a CDS encoding IS3 family transposase, with translation MSKITFTSREIKLLQKNPNVQRVSERSITYTDAFKNRFIDEYMTGKLPRQIFMEGGFDVDLIGMKRIEQSAYRWKKAYETNGLLGLTDSRKTASGRPLKRELSPSEVIKRQEAQIKLLEGQIELLKKLEMTERRLLNESQNLAPNRIYQLIYETLEQHSFKRLTAYFCALLGVSRSGYYSYLKAFEVRKAREQLDLEAKELILKAFKRRGYKKGSRSIKMVLENKYGVHFSRKKIQRIMRKYGIVCPHRRSNPYRKIAKATKEHQVVPNKLNREFKQGVPGKVLLTDITYLPYAGRQMAYLSTIKDASTNEILVYHVSDRITLDIATQTIHKLMNNKKVKLDKDAFIHSDQGSHYTSPRYQKLLKKYGLGQSMSRRGNCWDNAPQESFFGHLKDEVDYRSCQTLNELKAKIKHYINYYNHDRYQWNLKKMTPVQFRNHLLVA, from the coding sequence ATGAGTAAGATTACATTTACATCTAGAGAGATTAAACTACTTCAAAAAAACCCAAATGTACAACGTGTCAGCGAGCGATCCATCACCTATACAGATGCATTTAAAAATAGATTTATTGATGAGTATATGACGGGAAAGCTTCCCCGGCAAATTTTTATGGAGGGCGGTTTTGATGTCGACCTCATTGGAATGAAGCGAATCGAACAATCGGCCTATAGGTGGAAGAAAGCCTATGAAACCAATGGGTTACTTGGACTCACGGATTCAAGGAAAACGGCATCTGGAAGGCCGTTAAAACGGGAACTCTCACCATCTGAAGTGATTAAACGCCAAGAAGCTCAAATTAAGCTGTTGGAAGGACAAATAGAGCTATTAAAAAAGCTAGAAATGACCGAAAGGAGGCTGTTAAACGAAAGTCAAAACCTCGCTCCAAATAGAATCTATCAGCTGATTTATGAGACCTTGGAACAACATTCATTCAAGCGATTGACGGCATACTTTTGTGCCCTCTTAGGCGTATCCCGTTCGGGTTACTACAGTTACTTAAAGGCTTTTGAGGTCCGTAAAGCAAGAGAACAATTAGATTTAGAAGCGAAAGAGCTCATTTTAAAAGCGTTTAAACGACGCGGGTATAAGAAGGGGTCTCGCTCCATTAAGATGGTATTAGAAAATAAGTATGGAGTCCACTTTAGTCGAAAAAAGATTCAACGAATCATGAGGAAATATGGGATTGTCTGTCCTCACAGGAGGTCAAATCCTTATAGGAAAATCGCCAAAGCCACTAAGGAACACCAGGTCGTTCCAAACAAGTTGAACCGAGAATTCAAACAAGGAGTTCCTGGTAAAGTACTATTAACAGATATCACCTATTTGCCATATGCCGGAAGACAGATGGCTTATTTGTCGACCATAAAAGATGCCTCGACGAACGAAATCCTCGTTTACCATGTTTCAGACCGAATTACATTGGATATCGCCACGCAGACGATCCATAAGTTAATGAACAACAAGAAAGTAAAATTAGACAAGGATGCGTTTATCCACTCCGATCAAGGAAGCCATTACACAAGTCCTCGTTATCAAAAATTATTGAAGAAATATGGATTGGGACAATCCATGTCTCGCCGGGGAAACTGTTGGGACAATGCCCCTCAGGAATCGTTCTTTGGGCACCTCAAAGATGAAGTCGATTATCGATCTTGCCAGACACTGAATGAACTAAAGGCCAAAATAAAGCACTACATCAATTACTATAATCATGACCGTTATCAATGGAACTTAAAGAAGATGACCCCTGTTCAATTTAGGAATCATCTTCTCGTAGCTTAG
- a CDS encoding Na+/H+ antiporter NhaC family protein, with the protein MENSVYSLLPPLIAILMVVLTRKILLSLGVGILASAFMLADFKLGETAVIVWDAVKGIFISEGAWNVSNLYIILFILLLGIITIFISVCGGSRAFGEWAMKRVKTRTGAQLVAALLGIFIFIDDYFNALAVGQVARPITDRQKVSRAKLAYIIDSSSAPICVISPISSWGAYIIALLGIIFAQHQYTEYSALTAFLQMSAMNFYAIAAIAMVFIVAYRNWNIGPMKAHEDRATIRGEVYDPAKSIPGELKEKLETSQKGTVYDLLVPILTLIIGTVSAMMWTGFTAISGKVTILAVLENTNVTQSLVIGGLLGLAAALIMFAKQVYYHKGIKGKVFGKSFAQGIITMLPAVYILLFAWALVDLIGRLQVGDYLAGLVQQSNLNILYLPLVMFLVAGVMTFATGTSWGSFGILLPIAGEIAAATDPEMMLPAMAAVLAGAVFGDHCSPISDTTILSSTGAGSNHLDHVMTQLPYALICAGVALVGYLILGLTENLWISLLIVLGLIGSLVILIKPKTETEPKSETSVVDS; encoded by the coding sequence ATGGAAAACTCGGTTTATTCATTGCTGCCGCCATTAATCGCTATTTTGATGGTGGTTTTGACGAGAAAGATCCTGTTATCGCTTGGAGTCGGTATTCTTGCATCTGCTTTTATGCTGGCTGATTTCAAATTAGGAGAAACGGCTGTCATTGTTTGGGACGCAGTAAAGGGTATTTTCATATCTGAAGGAGCATGGAATGTATCCAATCTCTATATCATCCTATTCATTCTTTTATTAGGTATTATCACCATCTTTATTTCAGTCTGCGGCGGTAGCCGGGCCTTTGGAGAGTGGGCGATGAAAAGGGTGAAAACGAGAACAGGGGCACAGCTTGTGGCAGCGCTTCTAGGAATCTTTATCTTTATAGATGATTATTTCAATGCGCTTGCAGTTGGACAGGTCGCCCGCCCGATTACAGACCGGCAAAAGGTGTCCAGGGCTAAGCTTGCGTATATTATTGATTCTTCATCTGCACCGATTTGTGTCATCTCCCCAATATCCAGCTGGGGAGCGTATATTATTGCCCTTCTAGGCATTATTTTTGCCCAGCATCAATACACGGAGTATAGTGCTCTTACCGCATTCCTTCAAATGTCTGCTATGAATTTTTATGCGATTGCTGCGATTGCGATGGTGTTCATTGTAGCTTACCGCAATTGGAATATTGGTCCAATGAAAGCGCATGAGGACCGTGCGACCATAAGAGGTGAGGTATACGACCCGGCGAAATCTATTCCGGGAGAGTTAAAGGAAAAGCTGGAAACAAGCCAGAAAGGAACCGTTTATGATTTGCTCGTGCCAATCTTGACGCTGATTATCGGAACAGTCTCCGCCATGATGTGGACAGGCTTTACAGCAATCTCCGGTAAAGTAACGATATTGGCTGTTCTAGAGAATACGAATGTGACCCAATCACTTGTTATTGGGGGACTTTTAGGGTTAGCAGCTGCCCTTATTATGTTTGCTAAGCAGGTGTACTATCATAAAGGAATCAAGGGGAAAGTATTTGGAAAGAGCTTTGCACAAGGGATTATTACCATGCTCCCGGCTGTTTATATTCTCTTGTTTGCCTGGGCACTCGTTGATCTGATTGGCCGCCTCCAAGTAGGAGATTACTTGGCAGGTCTCGTTCAGCAATCTAATCTTAATATTTTATATCTGCCACTTGTGATGTTCCTTGTTGCTGGGGTTATGACTTTTGCGACGGGAACCTCATGGGGGTCATTTGGAATCCTGCTTCCTATTGCCGGGGAAATCGCGGCAGCAACCGACCCGGAGATGATGCTGCCAGCCATGGCGGCCGTTCTCGCTGGGGCTGTCTTTGGGGATCATTGCTCCCCAATCTCTGATACGACGATTCTATCATCAACAGGTGCTGGCTCTAATCATTTAGATCATGTAATGACCCAGCTGCCATATGCCCTGATTTGTGCAGGTGTGGCATTGGTTGGTTATCTCATTTTAGGATTGACAGAGAATTTATGGATCTCTCTGCTAATCGTATTAGGTTTGATTGGCTCTCTCGTCATCTTAATTAAGCCAAAGACTGAGACCGAACCGAAAAGTGAAACTAGTGTTGTTGATTCATAA
- a CDS encoding sulfite exporter TauE/SafE family protein, whose amino-acid sequence MDYVYIYFIGLLATTVGTLAGGGGLISFPSMLLLGVPVHSAIGANKVSNTVSSFTSFWHLYRKGQVDWKESFWILPVSALGGVAGGMTATFMSSSMLNVVASIFLVFGYILSFLGKGNFMDQGEKLHLNKYSLSGLFGIGMFDGMFGPGQGTLLFNLFGYLHLSYMKAVALVRLATVSSCLGAAVTYIVSGNIIWPITLCLMLGSITGAQAGVRIAEKLKPHYVKPILRIMTLLLLIQLWFNQFVS is encoded by the coding sequence ATGGACTATGTCTATATTTATTTCATCGGATTGTTGGCTACAACTGTCGGTACATTGGCAGGAGGCGGAGGATTGATTAGTTTTCCCTCCATGCTTCTTTTGGGGGTGCCTGTCCACTCGGCAATTGGAGCAAATAAAGTGTCCAACACAGTGAGTTCGTTTACGAGCTTTTGGCATTTGTATAGAAAGGGGCAAGTGGATTGGAAGGAGTCCTTCTGGATTCTGCCGGTAAGTGCCTTAGGAGGTGTTGCGGGAGGGATGACGGCGACTTTTATGTCATCATCCATGCTGAACGTAGTGGCGAGTATTTTCTTGGTATTTGGTTACATTCTTTCATTTTTGGGTAAAGGAAATTTCATGGATCAGGGGGAAAAGCTCCACTTGAATAAATATAGTCTCTCCGGTCTTTTTGGGATAGGAATGTTCGATGGCATGTTTGGGCCAGGTCAAGGGACTTTGCTGTTTAACCTTTTTGGTTATCTTCATCTTTCCTACATGAAGGCGGTTGCGCTTGTTCGCCTTGCTACTGTGTCAAGCTGTTTGGGAGCCGCGGTGACATATATAGTTTCTGGTAATATCATATGGCCCATAACGCTCTGCTTGATGCTTGGTTCGATTACTGGTGCTCAAGCGGGGGTAAGAATAGCGGAGAAATTAAAGCCTCACTATGTTAAACCGATACTGCGTATTATGACACTTCTTCTGCTCATTCAGCTATGGTTTAATCAATTTGTCTCATAA
- a CDS encoding ABC transporter ATP-binding protein, protein MLHVDNVTVYYGNIQAIKGVTLDIQEGEIVTLIGANGAGKSTLLKTVSGLLKPKEGGILYEGKSIGGNAAQSIVKQGISHVPEGRRIFANMTVEENLKLGAYLRKDRAGVKADMEQVYELFPRLLERVKQQAGTLSGGEQQMLAMGRALMAKPKLLLLDEPSMGLAPLLVKTIFRIIEEIKAAGTTILLVEQNAHLALSIADRAYVMETGRIVLSGTANELNESEEVKLAYLGGH, encoded by the coding sequence ATGCTTCATGTTGATAATGTCACTGTTTATTATGGGAACATTCAAGCGATTAAAGGGGTGACATTGGATATTCAAGAAGGAGAAATTGTTACTCTTATTGGGGCGAACGGTGCCGGGAAGAGCACCTTGCTGAAGACGGTATCCGGTTTGTTAAAGCCGAAGGAGGGAGGTATCCTCTATGAAGGGAAATCAATTGGGGGGAATGCCGCTCAATCCATTGTAAAACAAGGAATATCCCATGTACCAGAGGGGAGACGTATATTCGCCAATATGACTGTGGAGGAAAACCTGAAGCTTGGTGCCTATCTTCGCAAAGATCGTGCAGGGGTTAAGGCGGATATGGAACAGGTGTATGAATTATTTCCCCGTCTACTGGAGCGAGTGAAGCAGCAGGCTGGGACCCTTTCCGGAGGTGAACAGCAAATGCTCGCCATGGGAAGAGCACTTATGGCGAAACCGAAGCTTTTGCTCCTTGATGAGCCTTCAATGGGACTGGCTCCTTTGCTCGTAAAGACAATTTTCCGTATCATCGAAGAGATAAAGGCTGCGGGAACTACAATTCTGCTGGTAGAACAAAATGCCCACCTGGCTTTGTCTATCGCAGACAGGGCATATGTTATGGAGACGGGACGGATCGTCCTTTCTGGAACAGCAAATGAGCTTAATGAAAGTGAAGAAGTGAAGCTGGCTTACTTGGGCGGTCACTAA
- a CDS encoding ABC transporter ATP-binding protein: METSKPLLSVEHLSIQFGGLKAVSDVCMELGHGDLCGLIGPNGAGKTTLFNLLTGVYVPTEGAVIFDGQRLNKLAPYRITRKGLCRTFQNIRLFGELSVIDNVKVAYHSQANHSMISSILRLPGHFKGERIIEEKALELLEIFNLHPYKDEKAKNLPYGMQRRLEIARALAGKPRLLLLDEPAAGMNPKETGQLMELIGEIKERFRLTVLLIEHDMKLVMGVCERIYVLDHGQLIAHGSPEEIRQNPLVIEAYLGEEVS; the protein is encoded by the coding sequence ATGGAAACCAGCAAACCATTGCTTAGTGTCGAGCATTTATCAATTCAATTCGGCGGTCTTAAGGCGGTGAGTGATGTGTGTATGGAGCTTGGCCATGGTGACCTCTGCGGCTTAATCGGACCAAACGGGGCTGGAAAGACGACTCTCTTTAATTTATTAACAGGTGTCTATGTCCCGACAGAGGGGGCTGTCATCTTTGATGGACAAAGGCTGAACAAGCTTGCTCCCTACAGGATTACTCGGAAAGGGCTGTGCCGGACCTTCCAAAATATCCGCCTGTTTGGGGAATTATCCGTCATTGATAATGTTAAGGTGGCCTATCATTCACAGGCAAATCACTCGATGATAAGCTCTATTCTTAGGCTTCCCGGGCATTTTAAGGGTGAGCGGATCATAGAGGAGAAGGCTCTGGAATTATTAGAGATATTCAATCTGCACCCGTACAAGGATGAGAAAGCGAAGAACCTGCCGTATGGCATGCAGCGAAGACTTGAGATTGCGAGGGCGCTCGCCGGTAAGCCGAGATTACTCTTGCTTGATGAACCTGCTGCCGGCATGAATCCAAAAGAGACAGGGCAGCTGATGGAATTGATTGGAGAGATTAAGGAGCGTTTCCGTTTGACTGTTCTCTTGATTGAACATGATATGAAGCTCGTTATGGGAGTATGTGAACGTATTTATGTTCTGGACCATGGACAGTTGATTGCCCATGGGTCACCTGAAGAAATTCGGCAAAACCCGCTTGTCATAGAAGCCTATCTTGGCGAGGAGGTGAGCTGA
- a CDS encoding branched-chain amino acid ABC transporter permease: MGIFKRINGFFGTMILALIFFLVMQSIISAGIIDSFYTNMVITIGINIIVAVSLHLILGITGQFSIGQAGFLAVGAFISAIMTMKMGLPFLASILIGGLMAAAVGMLIGIPSLRLKGDYLAIATLGFGEIVRIIFLNMDYVGGASGMMVTHKTTWGWIFLWMMITILVVRNFTNSTHGRACISIREDETASDAMGINTTYYKVAAFVIGAFFTGIAGALYSHNFYFIQPANFNFLKSFDILILVVLGGLGSLSGTVIAAVLLTLVTTFLSDYPETRMLLYSLVLIVMMIYRPQGLLGTKEITSLWTRKTKGGPKDGNQQTIA; this comes from the coding sequence ATGGGGATTTTCAAAAGAATAAACGGCTTTTTTGGAACCATGATTCTTGCGCTTATATTCTTTCTGGTCATGCAATCAATCATCTCTGCCGGTATCATAGACAGCTTTTATACCAATATGGTTATTACGATAGGCATTAATATCATCGTAGCGGTCAGTCTTCATTTAATATTGGGCATAACCGGTCAGTTCTCTATTGGACAAGCAGGTTTCCTGGCTGTCGGGGCATTTATCTCAGCCATTATGACCATGAAAATGGGACTTCCGTTCCTAGCGTCCATCTTAATTGGCGGTCTGATGGCAGCAGCCGTTGGTATGCTGATTGGAATTCCAAGCCTTAGATTGAAGGGGGATTACCTCGCTATTGCGACGCTTGGATTTGGAGAGATTGTGCGCATTATTTTCTTGAATATGGATTATGTTGGAGGGGCCTCTGGTATGATGGTCACCCATAAAACGACCTGGGGATGGATTTTCCTCTGGATGATGATCACGATTCTTGTGGTGAGGAACTTTACTAATTCCACACATGGACGGGCCTGCATTTCAATCCGTGAGGATGAAACAGCCTCTGATGCAATGGGCATTAATACGACCTATTATAAAGTGGCAGCCTTTGTTATCGGTGCTTTCTTTACCGGGATTGCAGGTGCCTTGTATTCTCATAATTTTTATTTCATTCAGCCGGCGAATTTTAATTTCCTAAAGTCATTTGATATTTTGATTTTAGTTGTATTAGGGGGTCTCGGCAGCCTTTCAGGGACGGTTATTGCCGCAGTGCTGCTGACTCTTGTGACGACATTCCTGTCTGATTATCCTGAAACGAGGATGCTTCTATATAGCTTAGTACTGATTGTCATGATGATTTATCGTCCACAGGGACTGCTCGGTACGAAGGAAATTACAAGCTTATGGACGAGAAAGACAAAGGGGGGTCCAAAGGATGGAAACCAGCAAACCATTGCTTAG